Proteins found in one Salminus brasiliensis chromosome 13, fSalBra1.hap2, whole genome shotgun sequence genomic segment:
- the sdr42e1 gene encoding short-chain dehydrogenase/reductase family 42E member 1 — MNAGAAAHTYVITGGGGYFGFRLACALRKGPSQRILLFDARPPSEALPEDVEFIQGDVRDYAQVEKALRGAACVFHIASYGMSGREQLNKKLIEEVNVQGTENVLQACLALGVPRLVYTSTFNVVFGGQVIRNGDETLPYLPLHLHPDHYSRTKSLAEMRVLKANNSQLAGGHGVLRTCSLRPAGIYGPGEQRHLPRIVGYIEKGLFKFVYGDPDSLVEFVHVDNLVSAHVLAAEALTEKGQHRAAGQAYFISDGRPVNNFEFFRPLVEGLGYSFPKLRLPVSLVYFFAFLTELVHSVVGRVYNFQPLLTRTEVYKTGVTHYFSMDKARAELGYNPREYDLKEVVEWFRSRGHGRKHATSSVKKLILDVVLFVVIVALILSFLPVVGQ, encoded by the exons ATGAACGCCGGTGCAGCAGCTCACACATACGTCATCACAGGTGGAGGAGGTTACTTCGGATTTCG TCTTGCTTGCGCTCTCCGCAAAGGACCGTCACAAAGAATCCTCCTGTTTGATGCAAGGCCTCCGAGTGAGGCGTTGCCTGAGGACGTGGAGTTCATACAGGGGGACGTGCGGGACTATGCTCAGGTGGAGAAAGCACTGCGGGGAGCAGCCTGTGTTTTCCACATAGCCTCCTATGGGATGTCCGGGAGAGAGCAGCTCAACAAGAAGCTAATTGAGGAAGTGAACGTTCAGGGAACTGAAAACGTTCTCCAGGCCTGCCTGGCTCTTGGGGTCCCCCGCCTGGTGTACACCAGCACCTTCAACGTGGTCTTTGGCGGACAGGTGATACGAAATGGTGACGAGACTCTTCCCTACCTACCCTTACACCTTCATCCAGACCACTACTCCAGAACCAAGTCTTTAGCAGAGATGCGGgtgctaaaagctaacaatTCACAGCTAGCGGGTGGACATGGAGTCCTCAGGACTTGCTCCCTGCGTCCGGCTGGAATTTACGGACCAGGTGAACAAAGACACCTCCCCAGGATTGTGGGATACATAGAGAAAGGCCTCTTTAAATTTGTCTATGGGGATCCCGACAGTCTGGTGGAGTTTGTTCATGTTGACAACCTGGTTTCTGCACACGTTCTAGCCGCAGAAGCGCTAACGGAGAAAGGCCAGCACCGTGCAGCTGGACAGGCTTACTTCATCTCCGACGGGCGTCCAGTCAACAACTTTGAGTTCTTCAGGCCTCTAGTGGAGGGTCTAGGCTACTCTTTCCCCAAGCTAAGACTTCCAGTATCGCTCGTTTACTTCTTCGCATTCCTCACCGAGCTGGTACATAGTGTGGTTGGTCGTGTCTACAACTTCCAGCCTCTTCTGACCCGCACTGAGGTCTACAAGACAGGGGTCACCCACTATTTTAGCATGGACAAGGCCAGGGCGGAGCTGGGTTATAATCCTAGAGAATATGACCTGAAGGAGGTGGTGGAGTGGTTTAGAAGCAGAGGACACGGCAGAAAACATGCCACCTCGTCTGTGAAGAAGCTGATCCTTGATGTGGTGCTGTTTGTTGTCATTGTGGCATTAATACTGTCCTTCCTGCCAGTTGTGGGTCAATGA